A window from Pseudoliparis swirei isolate HS2019 ecotype Mariana Trench chromosome 17, NWPU_hadal_v1, whole genome shotgun sequence encodes these proteins:
- the LOC130207309 gene encoding cilia- and flagella-associated protein 46-like isoform X9 yields the protein MSVWNKVFHTQPNAWHLIDTGIHILNLCDHALRLSTCNSPGDAVPIAARKQAVATWVRVKRLLQQDIGSKMKTRDECEDEEVSAMTRVLVAVEMLRCNRSPRHKEFSVPGLPELVSMASECSWSDAVVELQAWCQLAAVCHHAKDHRSVLRCTGSALQLEAAAAASLGATARVLYGPTAVSEMLSGAGCLRALTLVRESGGDLHAYGEAMELLLAAVRNAEKAESPALCVAAAGRYWSTCLPLTQTPEGRRQLLEPLEEILSALVHTNRKHKQNKGRASLTLTAPPLGSSKHEASEEEDLSLRAAMYSLLLHVHLERTDWAGAQQLLDRAIRDTPRSRHRLPLLKHRILVKAQLGKSVLADMQKFQDEEEQCCSSMWHQVALCAGNITQQLTCYQKSITCLLSEESRWEKLGLLLEFGEWLYGHDFPKAAARRQVQWAVDLLLLVGRERAEGSEVTSQKRSLSSESPVGMRGSSWTSLKEVRRLDGLVRAHTLLAVMADRTSPERRLNLLRASVFVLRIWQVSMAVGWEISNEMAKNQPAPPPTSAGSKKGKDKGKGKKGIDPTPVEERPKPVVLDQELPSSPQDWARYACPQQARLIFRTNSNPHCVNTLSITKQTQSLFYLDLLERELCSLSLDHLTSPIMHLAETIAHDLLDRSGLSDLYRLRIVRRCSQLGLETHSPYQEKLLSLSRIQEQEQMRCHRAIAVSHEGRGLHQGANQKVEGDGVVGFGQQKREVSAQHIWLDKADVCLGLGLHQAARQLLAEAHCVAEELRDLTTMARSLLSLAVLACEEQNFAQALILLDEAHAVGGDEEFWYQLTLTNVRAVVGQRDQDAHTKGCR from the exons ATGTCTGTCTGGAACAAAGTCTTTCACACACAGCCCAATGCATGGCATCTGATAGACACTggaatacacattttaaat CTGTGCGACCACGCCCTCCGCCTCTCCACCTGCAACAGCCCGGGGGACGCCGTGCCCATCGCGGCGAGGAAACAGGCCGTGGCCACGTGGGTGCGGGTCAAGAGGCTCCTGCAGCAGGACATCGGCTCAAAGATGAAGACTAGAGATGAG TGCGAGGACGAGGAGGTGTCGGCCATGACGCGCGTGCTGGTGGCCGTGGAGATGCTCCGGTGCAACCGGAGCCCCCGGCACAAGGAGTTCTCTGTTCCCGGCCTCCCGGAG CTGGTGAGCATGGCGTCTGAGTGCAGCTGGAGCGACGCcgtggtggagctgcaggcgtgGTGCCAGCTGGCCGCCGTCTGCCACCACGCCAAGGACCATCGCTCGGTGCTGCGCTGCACCGGCAGCGCTCTGCAGCTggaggcggcggcagcagcgagCCTCGGCGCCACGGCCCGCGTTCT GTACGGCCCGACGGCGGTCAGCGAGATGCTGAGCGGCGCCGGTTGTTTGCGAGCTTTGACGTTGGTGCGTGAGAGCGGTGGAGACCTCCACGCCTACGGGGAGgccatggagctgctgctggccgCTGTCAG AAACGCAGAGAAGGCGGAGAGTCCGGCGCTGTGCGTCGCCGCCGCCGGGCGCTACTGGAGCACATGCCTCCCCCTGACTCAGACTCCTGAGGGGAGGCGGCAGCTCCTGGAGCCGCTGGAGGAGATCCTGTCTGCTCTGGTTCACACCAACAGGAAGCAT AAACAGAACAAAGGGAGAGCATCGCTGACGCTAACAGCTCCGCCTCTTGGGAGCTCTAAACACGAAGCCtcag aggaggaggacctcTCCCTGAGAGCCGCCATGTACAGCCTGTTGCTCCACGTCCACCTGGAGAGAACCGACTGGGCCGGTGCTCAGCAGCTGCTGGACCGAGCCATCAGGGACACGCCTCGCTCCAGACACCGGCT acCTCTGCTGAAACACAGAATACTGGTGAAAGCTCAACTGGGGAAAAGTGTACTGGCGGACATGCAGAAGTTCCAGGACGAAGAGGAGCAGTGCTGTTCATCGATGTGGCACCAGGTGGCGCTGTGTGCCGGCAACATCACCCAGCAGCTCACCTGCTACCAGAAGTCCATCACCTGCCTGCTG AGTGAAGAGAGTCGGTGGGAGAAGCTCGGCCTCCTGCTGGAGTTTGGAGAGTGGTTGTACGGTCACGACTTCCCCAAAGCCGCCGCCCGGCGCCAGGTCCAGTGGGCCGTGGACCTCCTGCTGCTCGTGGGACGCGAGCGGGCCGAGGGGTCAG AGGTCACGTCTCAAAAAAGGTCTCTGAGCTCAGAGTCCCCGGTGGGAATGCGGGGCTCCTCCTGGACGAGTCTGAAGGAGGTGCGACGTCTGGACGGCTTGGTGCGAGCACACACTCTGCTCGCCGTCATGGCCGACAGGACTTCACCCGAGCGCCGGCTCAACCTGCTCAGGGCCTCCGTCTTCGTGCTGCGGATATGGCAG GTGTCCATGGCTGTAGGTTGGGAGATATCCAACGAGATGGCCAAGAACCAgccggccccgcccccgaccTCCGCTGGATCCAAAAAAGGCAAAGACAAGGGCAAAGGCAAAAAAGGGATAGAT CCGACCCCCGTAGAAGAGAGGCCTAAACCCGTGGTCCTGGACCAGGAGCTCCCCTCCAGCCCACAGGACTGGGCTCGCTACGCCTGTCCTCAGCAGGCCCGGCTCATCTTCAGAACCAACAGCAACCCCCACTGTGTCAACACACTCAGCATCACCAAGCAG ACTCAAAGCCTGTTTTATCTCGACCTTCTGGAGAGAGAGTTGTGCTCACTCTCACTCGACCACCTGACCTCACCCATCATGCATCTTGCCGAGACCATTGCCCACGACCTGTTGGATAGGAGCGGCCTCTCCGACCTCTACCGACTTCG AATTGTGAGGCGCTGCAGTCAGCTGGGTCTGGAGACCCATTCCCCGTACCAGGAGAAGCTCCTGAGTCTAAGTCGAATCCAAGAACAAGAACAGATGAG GTGCCACAGAGCGATTGCTGTTTCACACGAGGGAAGAGGCCTTCACCAAGGGGCCAATCAG AAGGTGGAGGGGGATGGAGTGGTTGGCTTTGGGCAGCAGAAGAGGGAAGTGAGTGCTCAGCACATCTGGCTGGACAAAGCTGATGTTTGCCTCGGTCTCGGACTCCATCAGGCAGCCAGGCAGCTGCTGGCAGAGGCCCACTGTGTGGCTGAG GAGCTCAGAGACCTGACGACGATGGCTAGAAGTTTGCTCAGCCTGGCCGTGCTGGCTTGTGAGGAGCAGAACTTTGCTCAGGCTCTGATTCTGCTGGACGAAGCCCACGCTGTGGGAGGGGATGAGGAGTTCTGGTACCAGCTCACCCTCACCAATGTCAGAGCTGTGGTGGGCCAGAGGGACCAAGACGCACACACCAAG GGGTGCCGTTGA
- the LOC130207309 gene encoding cilia- and flagella-associated protein 46-like isoform X8: MSVWNKVFHTQPNAWHLIDTGIHILNLCDHALRLSTCNSPGDAVPIAARKQAVATWVRVKRLLQQDIGSKMKTRDECEDEEVSAMTRVLVAVEMLRCNRSPRHKEFSVPGLPELVSMASECSWSDAVVELQAWCQLAAVCHHAKDHRSVLRCTGSALQLEAAAAASLGATARVLYGPTAVSEMLSGAGCLRALTLVRESGGDLHAYGEAMELLLAAVRNAEKAESPALCVAAAGRYWSTCLPLTQTPEGRRQLLEPLEEILSALVHTNRKHKQNKGRASLTLTAPPLGSSKHEASEEEDLSLRAAMYSLLLHVHLERTDWAGAQQLLDRAIRDTPRSRHRLPLLKHRILVKAQLGKSVLADMQKFQDEEEQCCSSMWHQVALCAGNITQQLTCYQKSITCLLSEESRWEKLGLLLEFGEWLYGHDFPKAAARRQVQWAVDLLLLVGRERAEGSEVTSQKRSLSSESPVGMRGSSWTSLKEVRRLDGLVRAHTLLAVMADRTSPERRLNLLRASVFVLRIWQVSMAVGWEISNEMAKNQPAPPPTSAGSKKGKDKGKGKKGIDPTPVEERPKPVVLDQELPSSPQDWARYACPQQARLIFRTNSNPHCVNTLSITKQTQSLFYLDLLERELCSLSLDHLTSPIMHLAETIAHDLLDRSGLSDLYRLRIVRRCSQLGLETHSPYQEKLLSLSRIQEQEQMRCHRAIAVSHEGRGLHQGANQKVEGDGVVGFGQQKREVSAQHIWLDKADVCLGLGLHQAARQLLAEAHCVAEELRDLTTMARSLLSLAVLACEEQNFAQALILLDEAHAVGGDEEFWYQLTLTNVRAVVGQRDQDAHTKAEQIIKRGYVALKLVLERRGCR, from the exons ATGTCTGTCTGGAACAAAGTCTTTCACACACAGCCCAATGCATGGCATCTGATAGACACTggaatacacattttaaat CTGTGCGACCACGCCCTCCGCCTCTCCACCTGCAACAGCCCGGGGGACGCCGTGCCCATCGCGGCGAGGAAACAGGCCGTGGCCACGTGGGTGCGGGTCAAGAGGCTCCTGCAGCAGGACATCGGCTCAAAGATGAAGACTAGAGATGAG TGCGAGGACGAGGAGGTGTCGGCCATGACGCGCGTGCTGGTGGCCGTGGAGATGCTCCGGTGCAACCGGAGCCCCCGGCACAAGGAGTTCTCTGTTCCCGGCCTCCCGGAG CTGGTGAGCATGGCGTCTGAGTGCAGCTGGAGCGACGCcgtggtggagctgcaggcgtgGTGCCAGCTGGCCGCCGTCTGCCACCACGCCAAGGACCATCGCTCGGTGCTGCGCTGCACCGGCAGCGCTCTGCAGCTggaggcggcggcagcagcgagCCTCGGCGCCACGGCCCGCGTTCT GTACGGCCCGACGGCGGTCAGCGAGATGCTGAGCGGCGCCGGTTGTTTGCGAGCTTTGACGTTGGTGCGTGAGAGCGGTGGAGACCTCCACGCCTACGGGGAGgccatggagctgctgctggccgCTGTCAG AAACGCAGAGAAGGCGGAGAGTCCGGCGCTGTGCGTCGCCGCCGCCGGGCGCTACTGGAGCACATGCCTCCCCCTGACTCAGACTCCTGAGGGGAGGCGGCAGCTCCTGGAGCCGCTGGAGGAGATCCTGTCTGCTCTGGTTCACACCAACAGGAAGCAT AAACAGAACAAAGGGAGAGCATCGCTGACGCTAACAGCTCCGCCTCTTGGGAGCTCTAAACACGAAGCCtcag aggaggaggacctcTCCCTGAGAGCCGCCATGTACAGCCTGTTGCTCCACGTCCACCTGGAGAGAACCGACTGGGCCGGTGCTCAGCAGCTGCTGGACCGAGCCATCAGGGACACGCCTCGCTCCAGACACCGGCT acCTCTGCTGAAACACAGAATACTGGTGAAAGCTCAACTGGGGAAAAGTGTACTGGCGGACATGCAGAAGTTCCAGGACGAAGAGGAGCAGTGCTGTTCATCGATGTGGCACCAGGTGGCGCTGTGTGCCGGCAACATCACCCAGCAGCTCACCTGCTACCAGAAGTCCATCACCTGCCTGCTG AGTGAAGAGAGTCGGTGGGAGAAGCTCGGCCTCCTGCTGGAGTTTGGAGAGTGGTTGTACGGTCACGACTTCCCCAAAGCCGCCGCCCGGCGCCAGGTCCAGTGGGCCGTGGACCTCCTGCTGCTCGTGGGACGCGAGCGGGCCGAGGGGTCAG AGGTCACGTCTCAAAAAAGGTCTCTGAGCTCAGAGTCCCCGGTGGGAATGCGGGGCTCCTCCTGGACGAGTCTGAAGGAGGTGCGACGTCTGGACGGCTTGGTGCGAGCACACACTCTGCTCGCCGTCATGGCCGACAGGACTTCACCCGAGCGCCGGCTCAACCTGCTCAGGGCCTCCGTCTTCGTGCTGCGGATATGGCAG GTGTCCATGGCTGTAGGTTGGGAGATATCCAACGAGATGGCCAAGAACCAgccggccccgcccccgaccTCCGCTGGATCCAAAAAAGGCAAAGACAAGGGCAAAGGCAAAAAAGGGATAGAT CCGACCCCCGTAGAAGAGAGGCCTAAACCCGTGGTCCTGGACCAGGAGCTCCCCTCCAGCCCACAGGACTGGGCTCGCTACGCCTGTCCTCAGCAGGCCCGGCTCATCTTCAGAACCAACAGCAACCCCCACTGTGTCAACACACTCAGCATCACCAAGCAG ACTCAAAGCCTGTTTTATCTCGACCTTCTGGAGAGAGAGTTGTGCTCACTCTCACTCGACCACCTGACCTCACCCATCATGCATCTTGCCGAGACCATTGCCCACGACCTGTTGGATAGGAGCGGCCTCTCCGACCTCTACCGACTTCG AATTGTGAGGCGCTGCAGTCAGCTGGGTCTGGAGACCCATTCCCCGTACCAGGAGAAGCTCCTGAGTCTAAGTCGAATCCAAGAACAAGAACAGATGAG GTGCCACAGAGCGATTGCTGTTTCACACGAGGGAAGAGGCCTTCACCAAGGGGCCAATCAG AAGGTGGAGGGGGATGGAGTGGTTGGCTTTGGGCAGCAGAAGAGGGAAGTGAGTGCTCAGCACATCTGGCTGGACAAAGCTGATGTTTGCCTCGGTCTCGGACTCCATCAGGCAGCCAGGCAGCTGCTGGCAGAGGCCCACTGTGTGGCTGAG GAGCTCAGAGACCTGACGACGATGGCTAGAAGTTTGCTCAGCCTGGCCGTGCTGGCTTGTGAGGAGCAGAACTTTGCTCAGGCTCTGATTCTGCTGGACGAAGCCCACGCTGTGGGAGGGGATGAGGAGTTCTGGTACCAGCTCACCCTCACCAATGTCAGAGCTGTGGTGGGCCAGAGGGACCAAGACGCACACACCAAG GCTGAACAGATTATAAAACGAGGCTATGTCGCCCTGAAGCTGGTTCTGGAGCGGCGG GGGTGCCGTTGA
- the LOC130207309 gene encoding cilia- and flagella-associated protein 46-like isoform X6: MSVWNKVFHTQPNAWHLIDTGIHILNLCDHALRLSTCNSPGDAVPIAARKQAVATWVRVKRLLQQDIGSKMKTRDECEDEEVSAMTRVLVAVEMLRCNRSPRHKEFSVPGLPELVSMASECSWSDAVVELQAWCQLAAVCHHAKDHRSVLRCTGSALQLEAAAAASLGATARVLYGPTAVSEMLSGAGCLRALTLVRESGGDLHAYGEAMELLLAAVRNAEKAESPALCVAAAGRYWSTCLPLTQTPEGRRQLLEPLEEILSALVHTNRKHKQNKGRASLTLTAPPLGSSKHEASEEEDLSLRAAMYSLLLHVHLERTDWAGAQQLLDRAIRDTPRSRHRLPLLKHRILVKAQLGKSVLADMQKFQDEEEQCCSSMWHQVALCAGNITQQLTCYQKSITCLLSEESRWEKLGLLLEFGEWLYGHDFPKAAARRQVQWAVDLLLLVGRERAEGSEVTSQKRSLSSESPVGMRGSSWTSLKEVRRLDGLVRAHTLLAVMADRTSPERRLNLLRASVFVLRIWQVSMAVGWEISNEMAKNQPAPPPTSAGSKKGKDKGKGKKGIDPTPVEERPKPVVLDQELPSSPQDWARYACPQQARLIFRTNSNPHCVNTLSITKQTQSLFYLDLLERELCSLSLDHLTSPIMHLAETIAHDLLDRSGLSDLYRLRIVRRCSQLGLETHSPYQEKLLSLSRIQEQEQMRCHRAIAVSHEGRGLHQGANQKVEGDGVVGFGQQKREVSAQHIWLDKADVCLGLGLHQAARQLLAEAHCVAEELRDLTTMARSLLSLAVLACEEQNFAQALILLDEAHAVGGDEEFWYQLTLTNVRAVVGQRDQDAHTKAEQIIKRGYVALKLVLERRVNRAPEIIFFITSLEMREQSSVWSFSIRMSLSFSSCTIQWVKGMYILVLCALLCSRGAVESIRALGGGEPGKRFSNEAVQRLMAACDTLRECASGFIKLGYKDHAAETHAEYAHGLRTLAGRSAHAEDKRRFLLDGVSQLQLAVTEQEHVALTAQTLLPSQQELILRRLCRCLPHYRRERRLASVEKET, encoded by the exons ATGTCTGTCTGGAACAAAGTCTTTCACACACAGCCCAATGCATGGCATCTGATAGACACTggaatacacattttaaat CTGTGCGACCACGCCCTCCGCCTCTCCACCTGCAACAGCCCGGGGGACGCCGTGCCCATCGCGGCGAGGAAACAGGCCGTGGCCACGTGGGTGCGGGTCAAGAGGCTCCTGCAGCAGGACATCGGCTCAAAGATGAAGACTAGAGATGAG TGCGAGGACGAGGAGGTGTCGGCCATGACGCGCGTGCTGGTGGCCGTGGAGATGCTCCGGTGCAACCGGAGCCCCCGGCACAAGGAGTTCTCTGTTCCCGGCCTCCCGGAG CTGGTGAGCATGGCGTCTGAGTGCAGCTGGAGCGACGCcgtggtggagctgcaggcgtgGTGCCAGCTGGCCGCCGTCTGCCACCACGCCAAGGACCATCGCTCGGTGCTGCGCTGCACCGGCAGCGCTCTGCAGCTggaggcggcggcagcagcgagCCTCGGCGCCACGGCCCGCGTTCT GTACGGCCCGACGGCGGTCAGCGAGATGCTGAGCGGCGCCGGTTGTTTGCGAGCTTTGACGTTGGTGCGTGAGAGCGGTGGAGACCTCCACGCCTACGGGGAGgccatggagctgctgctggccgCTGTCAG AAACGCAGAGAAGGCGGAGAGTCCGGCGCTGTGCGTCGCCGCCGCCGGGCGCTACTGGAGCACATGCCTCCCCCTGACTCAGACTCCTGAGGGGAGGCGGCAGCTCCTGGAGCCGCTGGAGGAGATCCTGTCTGCTCTGGTTCACACCAACAGGAAGCAT AAACAGAACAAAGGGAGAGCATCGCTGACGCTAACAGCTCCGCCTCTTGGGAGCTCTAAACACGAAGCCtcag aggaggaggacctcTCCCTGAGAGCCGCCATGTACAGCCTGTTGCTCCACGTCCACCTGGAGAGAACCGACTGGGCCGGTGCTCAGCAGCTGCTGGACCGAGCCATCAGGGACACGCCTCGCTCCAGACACCGGCT acCTCTGCTGAAACACAGAATACTGGTGAAAGCTCAACTGGGGAAAAGTGTACTGGCGGACATGCAGAAGTTCCAGGACGAAGAGGAGCAGTGCTGTTCATCGATGTGGCACCAGGTGGCGCTGTGTGCCGGCAACATCACCCAGCAGCTCACCTGCTACCAGAAGTCCATCACCTGCCTGCTG AGTGAAGAGAGTCGGTGGGAGAAGCTCGGCCTCCTGCTGGAGTTTGGAGAGTGGTTGTACGGTCACGACTTCCCCAAAGCCGCCGCCCGGCGCCAGGTCCAGTGGGCCGTGGACCTCCTGCTGCTCGTGGGACGCGAGCGGGCCGAGGGGTCAG AGGTCACGTCTCAAAAAAGGTCTCTGAGCTCAGAGTCCCCGGTGGGAATGCGGGGCTCCTCCTGGACGAGTCTGAAGGAGGTGCGACGTCTGGACGGCTTGGTGCGAGCACACACTCTGCTCGCCGTCATGGCCGACAGGACTTCACCCGAGCGCCGGCTCAACCTGCTCAGGGCCTCCGTCTTCGTGCTGCGGATATGGCAG GTGTCCATGGCTGTAGGTTGGGAGATATCCAACGAGATGGCCAAGAACCAgccggccccgcccccgaccTCCGCTGGATCCAAAAAAGGCAAAGACAAGGGCAAAGGCAAAAAAGGGATAGAT CCGACCCCCGTAGAAGAGAGGCCTAAACCCGTGGTCCTGGACCAGGAGCTCCCCTCCAGCCCACAGGACTGGGCTCGCTACGCCTGTCCTCAGCAGGCCCGGCTCATCTTCAGAACCAACAGCAACCCCCACTGTGTCAACACACTCAGCATCACCAAGCAG ACTCAAAGCCTGTTTTATCTCGACCTTCTGGAGAGAGAGTTGTGCTCACTCTCACTCGACCACCTGACCTCACCCATCATGCATCTTGCCGAGACCATTGCCCACGACCTGTTGGATAGGAGCGGCCTCTCCGACCTCTACCGACTTCG AATTGTGAGGCGCTGCAGTCAGCTGGGTCTGGAGACCCATTCCCCGTACCAGGAGAAGCTCCTGAGTCTAAGTCGAATCCAAGAACAAGAACAGATGAG GTGCCACAGAGCGATTGCTGTTTCACACGAGGGAAGAGGCCTTCACCAAGGGGCCAATCAG AAGGTGGAGGGGGATGGAGTGGTTGGCTTTGGGCAGCAGAAGAGGGAAGTGAGTGCTCAGCACATCTGGCTGGACAAAGCTGATGTTTGCCTCGGTCTCGGACTCCATCAGGCAGCCAGGCAGCTGCTGGCAGAGGCCCACTGTGTGGCTGAG GAGCTCAGAGACCTGACGACGATGGCTAGAAGTTTGCTCAGCCTGGCCGTGCTGGCTTGTGAGGAGCAGAACTTTGCTCAGGCTCTGATTCTGCTGGACGAAGCCCACGCTGTGGGAGGGGATGAGGAGTTCTGGTACCAGCTCACCCTCACCAATGTCAGAGCTGTGGTGGGCCAGAGGGACCAAGACGCACACACCAAG GCTGAACAGATTATAAAACGAGGCTATGTCGCCCTGAAGCTGGTTCTGGAGCGGCGGGTAAACCGAGCCCCAGAAATTATATTCTTCATCACCTCGTTAGAGATGAGGGAACAGAGCTCTGTGTGGTCCTTTTCTATTAGGATGTCTTTGTCATTTTCGAGCTGCACTATCCAGTGGGTGAAGGGAATGTACATCCTGGTCCTATGCGCTTTGTTGTGTTCCAGGGGTGCCGTTGAATCTATACGTGCCCTTGGTGGCGGTGAACCCGGGAAGAGATTTAGCAACGAGGCGGTCCAGAGGCTGATGGCCGCCTGTGATACCCTCAGAGAGTGCGCCAGTGGTTTCATTAAACTGGGCTACAAAGACCACGCAGCAGAGACGCATGCCGAGTACGCACACGGTCTGAG AACCCTCGCCGGCCGCTCCGCTCACGCAGAAGACAAGCGGCGCTTCCTGCTCGACGGCGTCTCCCAGCTGCAGCTCGCCGTCACGGAGCAGGAACACGTGGCGCTGACCGCTCAGACGCTGCTGCCCTCACAGCAGGAG ctgaTTCTACGTCGTCTCTGCCGCTGTCTTCCTCATTACCGCCGAGAGAGACGCCTCGCGAGCGTCGAAAAGGAAACGTAA